From one Lactiplantibacillus paraplantarum genomic stretch:
- a CDS encoding YopX family protein, whose product MIKFRAWDKIQNKMLLPDNIEFIHGQAYWAEASTDGQDGYSNDGAVDGIDALFKLEQFTGLKDVDGKDIYEGDILATSSMIYGKNITDYLKVECREDYAGFYCGEKPLFACLGEWDNDIKFPQTYPEIVGDIHRNADLLEH is encoded by the coding sequence ATGATTAAGTTTAGAGCATGGGACAAAATTCAGAATAAAATGCTGTTACCTGACAATATTGAATTTATTCATGGTCAAGCCTATTGGGCAGAGGCTAGTACTGATGGACAGGACGGGTACTCAAACGATGGCGCAGTTGATGGAATTGACGCACTGTTTAAGCTTGAGCAGTTTACCGGCCTGAAAGACGTGGACGGCAAGGATATCTACGAGGGCGACATTTTAGCTACGTCATCTATGATATATGGGAAAAACATTACTGACTATTTAAAAGTCGAATGTCGAGAGGATTACGCAGGATTCTATTGTGGGGAGAAGCCGTTATTTGCTTGTTTGGGTGAATGGGACAATGATATTAAATTTCCACAAACCTATCCTGAAATAGTTGGCGACATCCATCGCAATGCTGATTTGTTAGAACACTGA
- a CDS encoding ORF6N domain-containing protein, giving the protein MQDVEQIKFNGELILTTEQLAEFYGATNTAIKQNFANNKTKFIEGIHYYLLKANSLKQFKSQVENFDLPINKFSSHLYLWTKRGASRHSKMLGTDRAWDMFDELEENYFNPSRPALPTSPRELAKLALDANEETNQRLDDVEDDLKDLKENQVIPQPDYNILARRINQRVSEVSNSYGSITQKQRGELFKDINGGVKKIAGVSARSMLRKKDYRMVMDFVNDWEPSTATKTIIRQTSLGLYE; this is encoded by the coding sequence ATGCAAGACGTAGAACAAATCAAATTTAATGGAGAACTGATTTTGACTACAGAGCAATTAGCTGAGTTTTATGGGGCAACGAACACAGCGATTAAACAAAATTTCGCCAATAACAAGACTAAGTTTATTGAAGGTATCCATTATTATTTGCTTAAAGCAAACAGTTTGAAACAATTTAAAAGCCAGGTAGAAAATTTCGACTTGCCTATTAATAAATTTTCTAGTCATTTGTATCTGTGGACTAAGCGTGGCGCCAGTCGGCATTCAAAAATGCTAGGTACTGATCGAGCCTGGGATATGTTTGACGAGTTGGAAGAAAATTATTTTAATCCATCACGTCCAGCATTACCAACGTCACCACGTGAACTTGCAAAATTGGCACTGGACGCAAATGAGGAAACTAACCAGCGATTGGATGATGTTGAGGATGATTTAAAAGACCTAAAAGAGAACCAAGTTATTCCTCAGCCAGATTACAATATTCTGGCACGTCGGATTAATCAGCGAGTATCTGAGGTATCAAATAGCTATGGCAGCATTACTCAAAAGCAGCGTGGCGAATTATTCAAAGACATTAATGGCGGTGTCAAGAAGATTGCCGGTGTAAGCGCTCGGTCGATGTTGCGGAAAAAGGATTATCGGATGGTAATGGACTTCGTTAATGACTGGGAGCCATCGACCGCCACAAAGACCATTATTCGACAAACATCATTAGGCTTATATGAATAA
- a CDS encoding GH25 family lysozyme — MSLNGIDVSSYQAGMNVDEIAGDFVIVKVTEGTGYTNPSWSGHAKQVLSADKKLGLYHFIRNDVDVKKQADYFLSKAKPYIGQAVLVLDFENTSGSTIQDQVGVGLAKQWLDSVYSQTGVRPLLYTGINCENSLDWSSVVKANYGLWLAQYNRDTVVNGFKPRDLYGLLKHWKSMVIFQYASVGRLSGWGGNLDFNVFYGDKAAWDKYAKATKTVVPAPSKPKPAGPKWVKEQKTYTLKTAVKLRTGASTASSVIAVLPAGSTIKTDQAIIQGGYRWVRQPRPNGYAYMATGPANNTLEYVK, encoded by the coding sequence ATGAGTTTAAATGGTATTGATGTTTCCAGTTATCAGGCTGGCATGAATGTTGATGAAATCGCTGGTGATTTCGTCATTGTGAAAGTAACTGAAGGAACAGGATATACGAATCCGTCATGGAGCGGGCATGCTAAACAAGTTCTATCTGCGGACAAAAAGTTAGGACTCTATCACTTTATTCGAAATGACGTTGATGTAAAGAAACAGGCCGACTACTTTTTGTCCAAGGCTAAGCCGTATATCGGTCAAGCTGTTCTGGTTCTGGACTTCGAAAACACGAGTGGTTCGACAATTCAAGATCAAGTTGGCGTTGGACTAGCCAAACAATGGCTTGATTCTGTTTATAGCCAGACTGGAGTTCGTCCGTTGCTCTATACTGGTATTAATTGCGAAAATTCATTGGACTGGTCGTCCGTTGTCAAGGCTAATTATGGACTATGGTTGGCCCAGTATAATCGTGATACGGTCGTTAATGGGTTCAAGCCACGTGATCTATACGGATTACTTAAGCATTGGAAGTCGATGGTCATCTTCCAATACGCAAGCGTTGGGCGCTTGTCAGGTTGGGGTGGCAATCTTGATTTCAACGTTTTCTACGGTGACAAAGCCGCTTGGGACAAGTATGCAAAAGCGACTAAGACAGTTGTACCTGCGCCAAGTAAGCCTAAGCCAGCCGGGCCAAAGTGGGTCAAGGAGCAGAAGACATACACGCTCAAAACAGCTGTGAAACTTCGAACAGGCGCTTCTACAGCGTCCAGTGTTATTGCTGTCTTGCCAGCGGGATCAACCATCAAGACTGATCAAGCTATCATTCAAGGTGGTTATCGTTGGGTGCGCCAACCACGTCCGAACGGCTATGCTTATATGGCAACTGGCCCAGCTAATAATACTCTTGAATATGTGAAATAA
- a CDS encoding helix-turn-helix transcriptional regulator: MTEEKLINGAKAITTKIKIGLFERDMSQVELAKLIGEGPTQVNRAIHADMSPKSIDIRQKIYRVLNIEN; the protein is encoded by the coding sequence ATGACTGAGGAAAAATTAATTAATGGTGCCAAAGCAATTACGACCAAAATTAAGATTGGATTATTTGAACGTGATATGAGTCAAGTTGAATTAGCCAAATTGATTGGTGAGGGCCCTACACAGGTAAATCGAGCAATTCATGCGGATATGTCACCTAAGTCTATCGATATTCGACAAAAAATTTACCGCGTATTAAATATTGAAAACTAG
- a CDS encoding DUF771 domain-containing protein: MKQVLQVTVPVQIPDSMKLIPDDMHGFEGESLIGRTWTSKDLRKWCGNKSWGWILDNIIYNPKYSREIGYMEQHHQLIHRGVKGSPWRFKARVMAEFLDRHWEELPW; this comes from the coding sequence ATGAAGCAAGTTTTACAAGTAACAGTACCGGTTCAAATTCCAGATAGCATGAAGTTGATACCAGATGATATGCATGGGTTTGAGGGAGAAAGTCTTATTGGACGTACATGGACGTCAAAAGATTTGCGTAAATGGTGCGGCAATAAATCTTGGGGTTGGATATTAGATAATATTATTTATAACCCAAAATATAGTCGTGAGATTGGTTATATGGAACAGCACCATCAATTGATTCATAGAGGGGTTAAAGGCAGCCCTTGGCGTTTTAAAGCTCGTGTAATGGCTGAGTTTTTAGATAGGCACTGGGAGGAATTGCCATGGTAA
- a CDS encoding site-specific integrase, whose product MASITKRNGKWAVRVSYYDEFGKRCFKNKSGFTRKKEAEQWATELEQAKFDKSIGKTDTTTLFSDYYERWLETYKFGKVARITEQEYRYTLRQIAELLPKIQLSAMTRLRYQQFINDFVHGNSQQRTKRNLKDDQPYHSKSSVEKLHGHIHAAVVDAVADNLIKSDFCLHAELGGHAGKSAQLKYLDAEDMQKLAAEVNTDIKLTSTSKSMIYTGLLTGMRVAEVSALTWPDIDWQNKTVRVNKSWDYVYGQKFKKTKTESSIRTITVTDDLLNHLKTLHALQMAVKLDNPDHLVFMNKRGRIPSPGACDNLLKKYHDSLGIKRISFHGLRHTHASYLLYCGVKMEYISKRLGHKNSSITRNVYAHMIKEDQRQENERTLKALSQVN is encoded by the coding sequence ATGGCAAGTATTACTAAAAGAAATGGTAAGTGGGCCGTCCGCGTCAGTTACTATGACGAATTCGGCAAACGATGCTTTAAAAACAAAAGTGGTTTCACTCGCAAAAAAGAAGCTGAACAATGGGCTACCGAATTAGAACAAGCTAAGTTTGATAAATCCATTGGTAAGACTGACACAACGACACTCTTTTCTGATTACTATGAACGATGGCTAGAAACTTACAAATTTGGCAAAGTTGCACGAATTACCGAACAGGAATACCGATACACTCTCCGTCAAATCGCTGAACTTTTACCAAAGATCCAACTATCAGCAATGACTCGGCTGCGGTATCAACAATTCATTAATGACTTTGTTCATGGTAACTCACAACAGCGTACCAAACGTAATCTTAAAGACGACCAGCCCTATCATAGTAAATCATCCGTTGAAAAGCTGCACGGTCATATTCACGCTGCTGTTGTTGATGCCGTGGCTGATAACTTAATTAAGTCTGATTTCTGTCTGCACGCTGAGTTAGGCGGTCATGCGGGTAAATCAGCACAGTTAAAGTACCTTGATGCCGAGGACATGCAAAAACTAGCCGCTGAGGTTAATACGGATATCAAGTTAACCTCTACCAGCAAATCAATGATCTACACTGGTTTACTAACTGGAATGCGAGTGGCCGAGGTTTCTGCACTCACTTGGCCCGATATTGATTGGCAAAACAAAACCGTACGCGTTAATAAGTCATGGGATTATGTTTATGGTCAAAAATTCAAGAAAACTAAAACCGAATCGAGTATTCGGACAATAACCGTAACTGACGATCTTTTAAATCATCTTAAAACGTTACACGCTTTACAAATGGCAGTTAAATTGGACAACCCAGATCATTTGGTTTTCATGAATAAGCGTGGTCGTATTCCCTCTCCAGGTGCATGCGATAATCTGCTTAAAAAATACCACGACTCATTGGGTATTAAACGGATTAGCTTTCACGGCCTACGTCACACTCATGCTAGTTACCTACTCTACTGTGGTGTGAAGATGGAATACATCTCAAAACGATTAGGTCACAAGAACAGTTCCATCACTCGTAACGTCTACGCTCATATGATTAAAGAAGACCAACGACAGGAAAACGAACGGACCTTAAAAGCCCTCTCTCAGGTCAACTAA
- a CDS encoding ATP-binding protein, producing MVKPTKIQESIERLMNSRFETYGVNCPNCGTPLLRPKTVDSVTGRKLAGACPGVITYTENGQLRRKKCGYTEPVAQRTIPTATELTTVAHRNDALGYLRTYSVTSSSDVMRHRFKNYMATDEPERRVLVRCQQIAKQIADGKTVHSLLIGKTGRGKTHLAMGMLYAVLAQTGYKTTKQVTKNGETKTVYVSWKALFIDWHELIELQKQSFKDDTLKRQVNKILFEIKQADVVVLDDFGSERDTEYSQDLVDRFWRDRENKTVIVTTNLDGKGLENRYGARTLSRMKNYGVGNGVAFSAIKDYRGEV from the coding sequence ATGGTAAAACCCACAAAAATACAGGAATCAATTGAGCGGTTGATGAACAGTCGGTTTGAAACCTATGGCGTGAATTGCCCAAACTGTGGCACACCACTGTTACGGCCCAAGACGGTTGACTCAGTGACTGGTAGAAAACTAGCTGGGGCTTGCCCAGGAGTGATTACCTACACTGAGAATGGACAACTGCGCCGCAAGAAGTGTGGGTATACCGAACCTGTTGCACAGCGAACGATTCCAACGGCCACAGAATTAACGACGGTCGCACATCGCAATGATGCCTTGGGCTATCTGAGAACCTATAGCGTGACTAGTAGTTCTGATGTCATGCGGCACCGTTTTAAGAACTATATGGCGACGGATGAGCCTGAGAGACGAGTGCTAGTGAGGTGTCAGCAAATAGCGAAGCAGATTGCTGATGGCAAAACTGTGCATAGTCTATTAATTGGCAAAACGGGTCGTGGTAAGACGCACTTAGCAATGGGAATGCTATATGCCGTGTTGGCTCAAACAGGGTATAAGACAACTAAGCAGGTTACAAAAAATGGCGAGACTAAAACCGTCTATGTCAGTTGGAAGGCACTATTTATTGACTGGCATGAGCTTATTGAGTTGCAAAAACAGTCGTTTAAAGACGATACGTTGAAGCGACAGGTTAACAAAATTTTATTTGAAATTAAACAGGCCGATGTAGTCGTACTAGATGACTTTGGCAGTGAACGTGATACCGAATACTCGCAAGACTTAGTAGATCGGTTTTGGCGTGATCGGGAGAACAAGACGGTGATTGTGACGACTAACTTAGATGGTAAGGGTCTCGAAAATCGTTACGGCGCGCGAACATTAAGTCGAATGAAGAATTACGGTGTTGGTAATGGTGTTGCATTCAGTGCAATCAAGGATTATCGCGGTGAAGTATAA
- a CDS encoding pentapeptide repeat-containing protein translates to MKQTELDVIINLHNKWLNNETGGERADLWCADLRRANLRGADLWCTDLRCADLRGADLEGANLNWVNWHESTGLKVYVAGLQSSRDNAQLTYIPSLDVATTGCYQGTWTELKQRVADEYKDQDERIYKAYQLAIDYIEAQVALDKAFGED, encoded by the coding sequence ATGAAGCAAACTGAATTAGACGTAATTATTAATTTACACAATAAATGGCTGAACAACGAGACCGGCGGTGAGCGTGCCGACTTATGGTGTGCTGACTTACGGCGTGCCAACTTAAGGGGTGCCGACTTATGGTGTACCGACTTAAGGTGTGCCGATTTAAGGGGTGCTGACTTAGAGGGTGCCAACCTAAATTGGGTCAACTGGCACGAATCAACCGGCCTTAAAGTGTACGTAGCTGGCTTGCAAAGCTCGCGCGATAATGCTCAATTAACTTATATCCCGTCGCTAGATGTGGCAACGACTGGCTGTTACCAAGGAACATGGACGGAACTTAAGCAACGAGTGGCTGATGAATACAAAGACCAAGACGAACGTATCTATAAGGCCTATCAGCTGGCAATTGATTACATCGAGGCTCAAGTGGCATTGGATAAAGCGTTCGGGGAGGATTGA
- a CDS encoding ERF family protein: MTDKETDVPKVEKVTPEKRVELQAAFNTGLAKFRSQVKAPAKNGHVNYGTKNGNNKKYDYVLLDDLIKSIDDGLKATGLAWYQEAEIDMKVIRVRTIIVHTTGFVYHSPWMKFTTNGQPQEAGSAITYAKRYSLGASFGVSSEVDDDGAATSAPAASPSIAQHSGGQRQQRGGVNQRRQNNNQTNTSSGPLKQAMHQIELISQATGRDQPDIYQELMGQTGYVDAELNTTSNAVKFFNAAKQMRHDLEGGNV, encoded by the coding sequence ATGACCGATAAAGAAACGGATGTACCAAAAGTAGAGAAAGTTACGCCAGAAAAACGAGTTGAGTTACAAGCGGCATTTAATACTGGATTGGCTAAGTTCCGGTCTCAAGTTAAGGCCCCAGCCAAAAATGGACACGTTAATTACGGAACGAAAAATGGCAATAACAAAAAATACGATTATGTTCTACTGGATGACTTAATCAAATCGATTGACGATGGCTTGAAAGCGACTGGATTAGCTTGGTATCAGGAAGCTGAAATCGATATGAAAGTCATCCGTGTGCGGACAATCATCGTGCATACAACTGGTTTTGTTTACCATTCACCGTGGATGAAGTTTACAACGAACGGCCAGCCCCAGGAAGCTGGGAGCGCGATCACTTATGCTAAACGGTATTCGTTAGGAGCCTCATTCGGTGTGAGTTCCGAGGTTGATGATGACGGAGCTGCAACGAGCGCCCCGGCGGCATCACCGAGTATTGCTCAACACAGTGGTGGACAACGCCAACAGCGTGGCGGTGTTAACCAGCGACGCCAGAATAACAATCAAACTAATACTAGTAGTGGTCCCTTGAAGCAAGCAATGCATCAAATCGAATTAATCAGTCAAGCTACGGGGCGTGACCAACCTGATATTTATCAAGAACTAATGGGACAAACGGGCTACGTCGATGCTGAGCTGAATACGACCAGTAATGCTGTGAAGTTCTTCAATGCTGCTAAGCAAATGCGGCACGATTTGGAAGGTGGAAACGTATGA
- a CDS encoding single-stranded DNA-binding protein, translating into MNVVSLYGRITNDLELKYTQSGKAVLSFSIAVRGYGDNSNFIRCQAWEKRAEMLTKYFHKGSRIGITGQLISGKYESNGQTHYTQDVVVNTVDFVDSKQESAQQRQRADTADAAQQAQAGINAQNPQHNPFENNGKQIDISDADMPF; encoded by the coding sequence ATGAATGTGGTAAGTCTATATGGTCGAATTACGAATGATTTAGAGCTGAAGTATACGCAGAGTGGTAAAGCTGTTTTAAGTTTTAGCATTGCGGTGCGTGGCTATGGTGATAACAGTAACTTTATTCGTTGCCAAGCATGGGAAAAACGCGCTGAAATGCTGACGAAGTATTTTCACAAAGGCAGTCGAATCGGGATCACAGGACAGTTGATCAGTGGCAAATATGAGAGTAATGGTCAAACTCATTACACGCAAGATGTCGTCGTTAATACGGTTGACTTTGTGGATAGCAAGCAAGAGTCAGCCCAACAACGACAGCGGGCTGACACAGCGGATGCGGCCCAACAAGCGCAAGCAGGTATTAACGCACAAAATCCACAACACAATCCATTTGAAAACAATGGCAAGCAGATTGACATCAGTGATGCTGATATGCCGTTTTAG
- a CDS encoding phage replisome organizer N-terminal domain-containing protein, with the protein MAEKTYYWIKLQMDFFKSPAVRLLRRMSGGDTYAVIYLEMILLSLENGGYIYFTGIGKDFSEELGLILEEQQVDVEFLLTFLNAKHLIEYSDEDASAFRFADDVTEGLVGKESSSAKRVRAYRKRQKALQSNSDVTGRNVEKEKEKELELDLEQESEQEKESGADQTAQRADLPAPSVSLENEFDLIWNQYPNKKGKKQAFAHYKIWRKQSIKHTNDYLLERLRLYQQDLAANKWKQPMNGSTWFNGRFDDDYQAPSANRHANGFALEDRDVADDDLPW; encoded by the coding sequence ATGGCTGAAAAAACGTATTACTGGATCAAGTTACAAATGGACTTTTTTAAATCCCCAGCAGTGCGCTTATTGCGCCGGATGTCGGGTGGCGACACCTACGCTGTTATTTATTTGGAGATGATTCTGCTATCGCTTGAGAATGGTGGCTATATCTACTTTACGGGGATTGGTAAAGATTTTTCTGAGGAGCTAGGGCTGATTCTTGAGGAGCAACAAGTCGATGTTGAGTTTTTATTAACGTTTTTGAATGCGAAACATTTGATTGAATATTCTGATGAAGATGCAAGTGCCTTTCGATTTGCGGATGATGTTACAGAAGGCTTAGTTGGCAAGGAAAGTTCATCAGCTAAGCGCGTGCGGGCCTACCGTAAACGTCAAAAAGCGTTACAAAGTAACAGTGATGTAACAGGACGTAACGTAGAGAAAGAGAAAGAGAAAGAATTAGAACTAGATTTAGAGCAAGAGTCAGAACAAGAAAAAGAATCAGGAGCAGACCAAACAGCGCAACGTGCGGACCTACCCGCACCATCCGTGTCACTAGAAAATGAATTTGACCTGATTTGGAATCAATATCCAAATAAAAAGGGAAAGAAGCAAGCGTTCGCCCATTATAAAATATGGCGTAAACAGAGTATCAAGCATACTAATGACTACTTGTTGGAACGATTACGCCTGTATCAACAGGATTTGGCTGCCAATAAGTGGAAACAACCAATGAACGGGTCGACCTGGTTTAATGGTCGCTTCGATGATGATTATCAGGCACCGAGTGCTAACCGACATGCGAATGGGTTTGCATTAGAAGACCGTGATGTTGCGGATGATGATTTGCCATGGTAA
- a CDS encoding phage holin family protein translates to MEEFIQLLNGGTIAMIAIATFVIVWGVKQTPLKNVYLPMIALGIGAVIGIVFGWLNGDIKPVVGLVDGLVAGAVSVGGNEVFKSITHALDGGVE, encoded by the coding sequence GTGGAAGAATTTATCCAATTATTGAATGGTGGTACTATTGCCATGATTGCGATTGCTACTTTTGTAATCGTGTGGGGAGTTAAGCAAACACCATTGAAGAATGTGTATTTACCAATGATTGCATTGGGAATTGGGGCAGTGATTGGTATTGTATTTGGTTGGCTGAACGGCGATATTAAACCAGTCGTAGGGTTAGTTGATGGTTTAGTTGCTGGCGCCGTCAGTGTTGGCGGTAATGAGGTATTCAAATCAATTACACATGCATTAGATGGAGGTGTAGAATAA
- a CDS encoding putative phage tail protein, protein MAKLSDYLPDYYDDIVEMHSLVNAEQVAVDANTDQLNRILMNQYVFTADAQGLSLFEYQLGITPESGATLEERRYDILMRILPPQPITIGYFRSLVKAMQIPADIEVDAINSILSTISLEADVSVTQIKRLRYLLNVYVPANLTYQITTRRTERTVEQFNAGQAVQVAVATSVDAEPVSFMLLADEIMRVGTVQHVTVNTSVTAESTQLKEVS, encoded by the coding sequence ATGGCTAAATTAAGTGACTATTTACCAGATTATTATGATGATATTGTGGAAATGCATTCGCTAGTCAATGCTGAACAGGTGGCAGTTGATGCGAATACGGACCAACTGAATCGAATATTGATGAATCAATACGTCTTTACGGCGGATGCCCAAGGATTGTCGTTATTCGAATATCAACTGGGAATCACACCTGAATCAGGGGCTACTTTGGAAGAGCGACGGTACGACATTTTGATGCGTATCTTACCGCCACAGCCAATCACAATTGGCTATTTTCGTTCGCTTGTTAAGGCAATGCAGATACCGGCTGATATTGAAGTTGATGCGATCAATTCAATCTTGAGCACCATCAGCTTGGAAGCGGATGTGAGTGTTACACAAATCAAACGGCTACGCTATTTGTTGAATGTTTATGTTCCAGCCAATTTAACCTATCAAATAACAACGCGACGTACAGAGCGGACAGTCGAGCAATTTAATGCTGGCCAAGCAGTTCAAGTTGCGGTTGCAACTAGTGTAGATGCGGAACCAGTCAGTTTTATGCTGTTAGCGGATGAAATTATGCGCGTCGGTACCGTGCAACATGTCACGGTCAACACGTCTGTGACCGCTGAGAGTACACAATTAAAGGAGGTGAGTTAA
- a CDS encoding putative HNHc nuclease has protein sequence MPQAMGRVLEIKDNIVTIELTQSDQLQYLVSNGEVGLLYDDGRHITAAQQHKIYALLGEIDRWAGNYLPELTKTQMKEQYALYSGIYDGFSLANCSETVATNFIEYLIDFCLAWNVPFLTRTLDEVQGQYGWERTCLKYKKCCICGNHADVAHVHAVGIGRDRNHIKHIGNQVMPLCRVHHNQQHNIGIYSFMAKYHIKGVRVTPDVAAMLRLGDWRTEPGDPITLTEAQNEEI, from the coding sequence TTGCCACAAGCAATGGGGCGCGTGCTAGAAATCAAGGACAACATTGTGACAATCGAACTAACCCAGTCCGACCAGTTGCAATATCTAGTGTCGAATGGTGAAGTTGGCTTGCTTTACGATGATGGGCGCCATATTACGGCCGCTCAGCAGCACAAGATATATGCCTTGCTGGGTGAGATTGACCGTTGGGCGGGCAACTACTTACCTGAGTTGACTAAGACACAAATGAAGGAGCAGTACGCGCTATATAGCGGAATCTATGACGGCTTTTCGTTGGCAAACTGTTCGGAGACGGTGGCAACCAACTTTATTGAATACCTAATTGATTTTTGTCTAGCGTGGAACGTACCATTTCTAACACGAACGTTGGATGAAGTGCAAGGTCAGTATGGCTGGGAGCGGACTTGTCTCAAGTATAAGAAATGCTGCATTTGTGGCAACCATGCGGATGTCGCGCATGTTCACGCTGTCGGCATTGGTCGTGATCGTAATCATATCAAACACATTGGTAATCAGGTGATGCCACTGTGTCGGGTTCATCATAATCAACAGCATAATATCGGAATTTATAGTTTCATGGCGAAATATCATATTAAAGGGGTTCGGGTTACGCCTGACGTTGCGGCGATGTTAAGGCTTGGCGATTGGCGGACTGAGCCAGGAGACCCAATCACCTTAACGGAGGCCCAAAATGAAGAGATTTAA
- a CDS encoding helix-turn-helix domain-containing protein: protein MNSLSIICDKKSNLYSTICDNNFINTLRSVDMTTLERIKKLSKQRGWSLQTLAEKAGLGKNSIYRWDAKTPSTASLQKVAKVLDVSVADLLGSESTVQSDEPKHIDVDDIVNSVAPLTQRDHALSDEDQAAIRALVKTYLESKEGQDRLRKYGGYDNNGKKTDGK, encoded by the coding sequence ATGAATTCATTATCAATCATTTGTGATAAAAAGTCAAACTTATATTCCACCATTTGTGATAATAATTTCATCAATACCCTTAGGAGTGTTGATATGACTACATTAGAAAGAATAAAAAAACTTTCTAAGCAACGCGGATGGTCACTACAAACTTTAGCTGAAAAAGCAGGTTTAGGAAAAAATAGCATTTATCGCTGGGATGCAAAAACACCCAGTACCGCTAGCCTACAAAAAGTTGCCAAAGTTCTAGACGTCTCTGTCGCCGATTTGCTTGGAAGCGAAAGCACTGTTCAATCGGATGAACCAAAACACATTGACGTTGATGACATCGTTAATAGTGTTGCGCCACTTACACAACGTGATCATGCTTTATCCGATGAGGACCAGGCTGCTATTCGTGCGCTTGTCAAAACTTACCTTGAAAGTAAGGAAGGACAAGACCGACTACGTAAATATGGTGGTTACGATAATAATGGCAAAAAAACTGATGGGAAATGA
- a CDS encoding XkdX family protein codes for MFIFIKQYYAMGLYNADNLSTLKLGGLLTEDQYNELVGINEDTTDTETEDKKNEN; via the coding sequence ATGTTTATTTTTATCAAACAGTATTACGCGATGGGGCTGTATAATGCGGATAATTTAAGCACTTTGAAACTAGGCGGTTTACTAACAGAGGATCAATACAATGAGCTAGTTGGTATTAATGAAGATACGACTGACACAGAAACGGAGGATAAAAAGAATGAAAATTAA